AAGACGGACGATTAAGGGCCAAGAGAGTATGCAACTCTGGCCTTCCTGATATAAGTGGCATGGGTGGCACTCAACGGAGAGTTTGGAGGGTAAAAAACAGAGGGCTTTACTCAGTGGCAACCGACGGCGGCCGGAACATGGCCTCCACGTCATCCCTTATGTCGACAAACGGACCCTCTAGGTAGACCTTCCCGCCGCTGATGACCACGCCGTAGTCGGCCAGGTTCTCGAAGGGCTCCCATAGGTGGCTTATGATCACGAAGCTCTTTCCCCAACCCTTCCACTTCCCAATGACGCCGACTATTTCAGCGACGCTCTCAAAGTCCACGTTGGCAAGGGGCTCATCGAGGAAGATGACATCAGGCTCTCCAACGAATGCCTGGGCGAGGCTCAGCCTCTTTAGCATTCCCGAGGAGTAGCCCTCTATCCTCCTGTCGAGGGCGTCCTCGATGCCGAACAGCCCGGCGGCCTTCTCGACGTCCCCCGCACTGGCCCCCCTGCCCCGCGCTATGAACTCCAGCCACTCCCGCCCGGTCGTCAGCTTGGGGAACCTCCCGGGGTCGAAGGCGACGCCGACGCCCTTCCTTGCCTCGGGACTTTTCCAGGGGTCTTTTCCCAGGAGCCTCACGCTACCCTTCGTCGGCCTGTAGAGCCCGAGGGCAACCTTCATGAACGTGCTCTTCCCCCCGCCGTTCGGGCCGAGGATGAGCGTTAAGCCCTCCGGAATTTCAACGGTCACCCCCTGGAGGGCCTTTATAGGGCCAAAGTACTTGTGCAGGTTTTCCGCCCGGATTACGGTCATCTCCTGCCACCCCCGAGGAGCGTTACGGCCAGCAGCCCGCCGAAGAGGACAGCTATCCACAGGTGCATCGTCTTCTGTTTCCCGGGAAAGCCGACGTCGACGGGCGTTATCGTTATCGTAATGCCCTGGCTGGAGTTTCCGCTGAACTCGTAGAAGCCGGGGTGGGGGAACACCACCGCGAAGGCCCCGTTGCCGTTAACCCTTCCAGAGAATATCACCTCATCGGTCTGAACGTCCCTCACCCTGAATTCCCCGATGCCAACGGCGTAGAGCTTTGCTGAGGATGTTGAGGAGATGTAAACCGCCGTCGCCTCCCTCCCGGCCACGAACGCGTTGTGGTAGTGGACGTCGCTGGGTTCGAGGCCCGACTGCAGGCCCAGGCTCAGGAGCGAGACCAGCATCAGGGTGAGGAGGAGAACCCGAAAGAGTCTCATCTCACGTCCCTCCAGTTGCCGACGAGGAGGTAGAGAGCCGTGAGGACGAGGGCGGGGAGGAGTGATGCTTTGATGAACTCCCAGCCAAAGACCGGGTCCATGCTCAGGGATATCGTGGCCCACTTGTAGTTGCCCAGTGCGTCCCTCCACTTCAGGAGCCAGAACCACCCGGCGCCTAGGAACTCGGGGAGGTAGAGGAGCACGAAGCCGCCGAAGATTGAAACGTAGGTGTTGGGTGAGGCTATTGCAACAACGGCCGCAACTGAAACCATAAAGAGAAGGGCCGAGAGGTAGAAGAAAGCCATTGGTATGGCTTGAACTTTCAGCACCCCGATAACGGCTTTGGGGGTGTCCGCGAAGTGGAGGTAGAAGAGCAGCAGGTGCACCGAGAAGACGAAGATGAAGAGCACAAGGAAAGCCGCCAAGAACTTGGCGAGGAGGATTCTGACCCTTGAAACCGGGAGGGAGTAGACGGAAAGCGCGACCCCCTCGTCTCTTTCAAGCCTCACCGCCAGTGTGACGAGGAAGGGCACGAGGAGGGCCAGGAGGAGGTAGACGTCACCGGTGAACGCGTCGCGAAAGATGGAACCCAGTATGTCAACCCCGTACGGCCCCCCGTGAGAGCTCGCACTCCAGGTCATGTAGTACCGCTTCATGACCAGCCCTATCAGAACCGCACCCCCGGAGGTCATGGCAAGGTTTAAGGGGGAGCGGAGCTCCCAGCGGAGGACTTCCTTCAACGCCCCCACCTCCAGAGGACGAGAGCTACGAGGATTGCTGCCACTCCAACCGCCGCCGCTATGGCGGTCTTTGAGGGCCCCTCGTCGGGAAGCTCAGCAGGCTTCGTGAAGTCTATGTTGGTCTCGGCCAGTACGAGGCCAAAGGGAGGCATCTTGTTGCCTTCCTTTATCTCCTTCGCATGCTCCCTGGCAAACTCGGTGTCCTGAATCATGGCACTGCTCACGCCAAGGGCCTTCCACAGCGGGCTGAAGGGCGTGTAGAGGGCTATCGCCAGGCCGCTTGAGCCATCGTAGAGGATAACGTCCTTTCCAACAACCCATTTCAGGTTCAGCATGTTCGTGTGGGTCATGTAAACCGGGGCGTTGAAGTCTCCGTAGTATGTCATCGCGGTCGAGTTTATCATCTTGACCGTCTCGATTTTCAGCCCGGGAAGTATCTCAAGTCCTGTCACGTTGGCCGGGTTCTCGGCCCAGAGGAAGTTTCCCCCAACAGGGGTTCCGTTCACGTGGATTTCTCCCGTGGTCAGATCGATTTCAACAACCCCTGCCCTGCTGAAGTTCTCCGGTACGTAGGACTTGTTGAACAGCCTGCCCTTCCCGTCCGTGATCATCAGGCCAAAGGAGCCCTGTGCCGTCTGTTCAGAGTAACTCTCCTCGCACACGGTAACGTTGCCCCCCGCTACGGGCACCTCAAGGCAACCCCCGCCCGTGAAGTTGTAACGCTCCTGGTACTTCCGGAGAAGGGTCGTCGCCTCCTCCAGGCTGAGGGTGGAGTAAGCCTCCCGGGTGCAATTGAACCCGAGGAGAAGGAGTGATACCCGGCCTATATCGCCGGAAACGTTGAGGACGCGCCACGTGAACTCCACCCTAGGACAGTAGTAGGTCACGTTCCCAGTAGAGGTGTTCAGGTCGATTGATAGCCAGCCTCTGGCGACGTACTTGGCGTATATTCCTTCCTTGAACCAGTAGGGCGTTGCCGAGACGGGCGGGCTTAGAACCAAAAGAACAAAAAAGAGAAGAACGAAGAGCTTAGAAACCCTCTCCATATGATTCCCCCCGATTCCGATTCACTCAACTTTCTTCAGCCGTGCTTGTATAGGTAATTCCCGGAACCCAGGTTATCTCGGCGTAGATGGTCTTGGGCCAGAAGGGGCACCAGCCGGTGGCGGCCACCTGGGCAGAGTCCCAGGCGTATCCGGCCGGTGGGGGTTGCGGTGGACGGACTGAACTTCTTGGTCCACAGATCGCAGACTCCAGTCGAACCAGCGTTACCGTATATGTTGTAGAGGTAACCGGGCTGGCTCTGGCTTGCGTACCCGCTTATCCAGCAGTAGAGGCTTCCATCTTCCGTGGGCGCGTAGGTGTTCTCGTCATGGACAAGAGGATCCCTAGTTATTGCCTCTGGCTCTTTTCCGTTCAGTGCTACGGCCACTCCTGCAAAGAACAAAACTCCCAGCAGGAACAGGGCCAACACCTTCCTGGGCATCGCCCCCCCCAACGGGGTTTTGCACTTAAAGTTACGTTGTAGCCATTTATTAGTCTTTCGGTGTTCTAAAGTTCACAGCAAACAACTTATAGGGGCAACAGTAAACACCTAAAAATCCGGATAATCCAAAATACAAAGGAAGGTAAGAAAGCCGTCAGAAGTTGAAGTTTATGTCCTTCATGAGCTGGTCGTAGAACTCCTCCTTGTAGATCTCGGGATAGCGGGTTATGTAGTCGTACTGCTTTTTGAGGATGTTGTAGTGGTTCCTCTCCATGTCGGCGAGCATGTTGAGAAGAACCTTCGTCTTCTCGGTGGCGGCGTACTTCGCCAGTTCGTTGTAGAGCTTCTCGCTGACGAGCTCCGCCTCCATGGCTATCTCGTATACCTCGTCAAGGTTGAGGTCGGGCTTTTTGATGGCCTCCGCCATCTTCTCCGCTATGATCTTGAACTCAGCCATAACGTCTATCTCCACCTTCTTCGGCTCACCCTCACCGCTCTGGAAGCGCTCAGCCATTTTTTCAATTATTTCCCTGTGTTTGTCTTCCTCCCTTGCCAAGAAGAGCAGTTCATCCCTTATGATGTCACTCTTAACCGCGGAGGCAAGCTTTTCATAGGCCTCCTTGGCCCTAATCTCCGCGTTTCTTGCTATCTCAAAAACCTCTTTGTCCGTTATCTCCACAGAAATCACCACTAACACTTACGCCTGAACATATATTAACCTTTCTGGGTAGAAATGCCCACCGGGCAAGGCTTAAAAACCTCGCTGAAAAGCTGAAACCATGCTCTACCTCGAGATACTCGGAAACCTCCCGGAGATGGCAAGGGACGAAGTTAGGGCCATGCTGGAGCTGGCCGGCGGAGAGATAGTTGGTCAGGACTACCTGTTTCTGAAGATAGACGCGGATGAAAAATCCTTCCACTACCTCAACAGACTCGGCCTAGCACACGAGTATGGGGAACTGATCGTTGAGGCGGATTCCATCGAAGAACTCCTCGAGAAGGCGGGAGAAGTCGAGTGGCCGATCAAAGGAACCTTCAAGGTTGACACCGAGACAATGGCCAACTGCCGCTTTAACGTTTTGGACCTGCCGAGGAAGCTCGGAGCAGTTATACACGCGCAGGGGTTTAAAGTGAACCTCTCAAAGCCGGACACGCTCGTGAGAGTCTACTGCGGCGAGAGGCTCTACGCCGGAATAAGGCTGAAGTTCTTCGACCCCAAGGACTTTGAAAAAAGGAAGGCCCACCACAGGCCC
The sequence above is drawn from the Thermococcus pacificus genome and encodes:
- a CDS encoding ABC transporter ATP-binding protein, producing MTVIRAENLHKYFGPIKALQGVTVEIPEGLTLILGPNGGGKSTFMKVALGLYRPTKGSVRLLGKDPWKSPEARKGVGVAFDPGRFPKLTTGREWLEFIARGRGASAGDVEKAAGLFGIEDALDRRIEGYSSGMLKRLSLAQAFVGEPDVIFLDEPLANVDFESVAEIVGVIGKWKGWGKSFVIISHLWEPFENLADYGVVISGGKVYLEGPFVDIRDDVEAMFRPPSVATE
- a CDS encoding ABC transporter permease, which codes for MKEVLRWELRSPLNLAMTSGGAVLIGLVMKRYYMTWSASSHGGPYGVDILGSIFRDAFTGDVYLLLALLVPFLVTLAVRLERDEGVALSVYSLPVSRVRILLAKFLAAFLVLFIFVFSVHLLLFYLHFADTPKAVIGVLKVQAIPMAFFYLSALLFMVSVAAVVAIASPNTYVSIFGGFVLLYLPEFLGAGWFWLLKWRDALGNYKWATISLSMDPVFGWEFIKASLLPALVLTALYLLVGNWRDVR
- a CDS encoding ferritin-like domain-containing protein, translating into MEITDKEVFEIARNAEIRAKEAYEKLASAVKSDIIRDELLFLAREEDKHREIIEKMAERFQSGEGEPKKVEIDVMAEFKIIAEKMAEAIKKPDLNLDEVYEIAMEAELVSEKLYNELAKYAATEKTKVLLNMLADMERNHYNILKKQYDYITRYPEIYKEEFYDQLMKDINFNF